AAGTCTGTAGATGTGCATTCGCTCGCAGTGGTTTATCCGGTAAGCCAAAGTCCCCCGATAGGAATTGGTAAACCTGTTTACCTGCTTAATCGAACATTCCGTATTTAATTCCCCACCTTTTCGACTTCTCAAATCTTTCTGATTCGAGAAGTTCCCTCACGCCTGCGATTTCCTGAAAATGCTTGTATGCCATGTCGGCTACAGCAACCATGCTGCTTTATGTTCTGCAGGGATGGCTTTGGCTTATCGCACCCAATGATTTCAAACCCTTTTAATAATTTTTAATAATTCTTCAACAATGAGAAAGCTATTTGTAATTGCCCTGTCGTTAACCGTTTCTGCTTCAAATTTATTTGCCGCTCAACAATTACCTGCTCAGAAAAAAGCAAAAACACAGAAGGCCGATACTGCTAAGGTACAGTATACGTGCCCAATGGATACCGACGTCATTGCTGCTAAGCCGGGTAAATGCCCCAAATGCGGCATGAATCTGGTGAAAAAAGAAACGTCCAAAGCGCCGGGTAAACAAAGTAATTCCATGAACCATATGCACTAATTATATGATAGATCAACTGATTTCCTTTTCGATGAGGAACCGGTTTCTGGTCTTGCTGGTGGCATTAATTCTGTTTGGCTGGGGTGTATACTCGGTCAAACAGAATAAAATTGATGCGATACCTGACTTGTCCGAAAACCAGGTGATCGTATTTACTGAATGGATGGGGCGCAGTCCGCAGATCATAGAAGATCAGGTAACTTATCCGTTGGTTACCAATCTACAAGGCTTACCGCAGGTGAAATATGTACGCGGCACCTCCATGTTCGGGATGAGCTTTGTGTACATTATCTTCAATGACAATACAGATGTTTACTGGGCAAGGGAAAGGGTGCTTGAAAAACTTAACTACGCATCGCGGTTACTACCGCAAGGTGTAACGCCGACACTTGGTCCTGATGGTACAGGTGTTGGTCATATTCTGTGGTATACGCTCGATGCGCCAGGGATCGATTTGGGGGAACAGCGTGCCATCCAGGATTGGTACGTCAAATTTGGACTCCAAAATGTTCCGGGCGTAAGTGAGATCGCCTCTTTTGGCGGATTCCAGAAACAATACCAGGTCAATGTAAACCCCAACAAACTTAACTATTATAAAGTATCCCTACCGGAGGTTATCCGTGCTGTTCGTAGCAATAATAACGAAGCTGGCGGCAGAAAACTGGAAATGGGTGATGTCGGCTATATTATCAAAACCAGTGGCTACCTGAATTCCATTGATCAAATCAGCCGCCTGCCCATTGCCTCACGGAATTCCATACCTGTAACGGTCGGTGATATTGGAACTGTACAAATGACCGGAGAAACCAGGCTGGGCATATTTGACCTGAACGGCCAGGGAGAAGCAGTAGGCGGTATTGTCGTAATGCGGTACGGAGAAAATGCGGACGAAGTGATTCGCAACGTGAAAGCCAAAATGCAAGATGTCGCCAAGGGCCTTCCAAAGGGCGTGAAATTCAATATAGTTTATGACCGGAGCGGCCTGATTGAAGAATCGGTAAACTCGATAAAGCATACGCTGATAGAAGAAATGATTGTTGTTTCACTGGTGGTGATTATCTTCTTGCTACACTGGAGAAGCGCTGTCAGTATCATTATTCAGATTCCGATTACCATTGCAGCCAGCTTTATCGTATTGAATGCCCTGAATATCAGTTCCAATATCATGTCCCTGACCGGAATCGCCCTGGCGATCGGCGTTATTGTCGACAACGGTATTATCATGGCCGAGAATGCATATAAAAATCTCGCGGTCAGGCAGGCAGAATTAAATAAAGAAGCAAACCTAAAAACAGATAAGAACTGATGTGGCCGAATTTTAAAAAAGGGACTAATGATTATGTCAGGCTCAGCAACGCTGAGCGCCTTGAAATTATAGAAAGGTCTTGCAAGCAGGTATCGCGTGGTGTATTTTACTCTACCATTATCATCATTGCCTCGTTTTTGCCGGTTTTTTTGCTAACCGGTCAGGAAGGAAAACTCTTTCACCCGCTGGCTTATACGAAAACGTTCATCCTGATTATAGATGCCCTGCTCGTCGTCACATTGGCACCGGTCACCATCTCCTTTTTTATGAAGGGAAGGTTTAAGGATGACACTCACAACCCTATCAACCGATTATTGGAGCGCGTGTACGAGCCGGTAATCCGGGCCTGTATGCGCAACCGGAAAATAACTTTAGGAATTAATGTCCTTGCCCTGCTTATCAGCATTCCGCTGCTATTGAATATGGGGCGTGAGTTCTTTCCGCCACTTGACGAACAATCCGTATTGTTTATGCCGGTGACCCTGCCTGATATTTCTAATACAGAGGCCAAGAGAATTCTGCAGGTGCAGGACAAGATCATTAGCATGCAGCCCGAAGTAGCCAAGGTCCTTGGTAAGGCAGGACGAGCCAGTACCGCAACGGATAATTCCCCTATTAGTATGATTGAGACGATCATTATGCTGAAACCGAAAGACCAGTGGCGGCCCGGAATGACAAAAAAGAAGATTATCGAAGAATTGGACCGCAAGCTGCAAATTCCCGGCGTGGTTAATGGCTGGACGCAGCCTATCATCAACCGGATCAACATGCTTTCTACCGGTATACGCACCGACGTAGGCGTAAAAGTCTATGGACAAAATCTGGACACCATCAGTGCAGCCTCCGAAAAGGTTAGTTCATTGCTGAAAGGTATTCCAGGGGTCAATGACTTATACGTAGAGCCTGTTACGGGCGGGAAATATCTGACGATGGATATCAAGCGCGAAGCATTGGGCCGGTTCGGGCTTTCTGTAGACGACGTGAATACAGTTGTAGAATCTGCCATTGGCGGCGCACCGGTAGCCACGACAGTAGAAGGGCGCAGGCGTTTCTCAGTCAATGTAAGGCTGGCCCAGGACTTTCGCAACAGCCTGGAAAGCTTTAAGCGCATTCCGGTACAAACAGCCACAATGGGTAGTATCCCACTTTCCGAAGTAGCTGACATTCGCTTTGAGGATGGGCCGCCCATGATCAATTCTGAAAATGCGCTGCTCAGGGGGGCGGTTATGTTTAACGTCCGGGGACGGGACCTGGGTAATACGGTCGATGAAGCAATTAAAAGACTGAATGCATCCCTGAGCCTGTCCAAAGGTTATTATATTGAATGGAGCGGACAGTATGAGAACCTGATCCGCGGGCAGAAAACCCTGCTGCTCATCCTGCCTGTGGTACTGATCATCATCTTTCTGGCCTTGTACCTCGCTTTCAAATCCGCCCGCGAAGCCTTTTTGAGTCTGATCACCATACCATTCGCCCTCATTGGCGGGGTATTCATGGTTTACTTCTATGGCGTAAACCTATCGATTGCAGTGGCCGTAGGGTTCATCGCATTGTTTGGCATAGCAGTGGAAACCGGTGTGGTCATGGTCATTTATCTCAATGATGCCATGCGGCAACTGGTGGAAGTTAAAGGAAACTCCAAAGACAGTATCACCAGGGACGATTTGCGTGAATATGTGATTCATGGTGCAGCTAAACGGCTGCGACCCAAAATCATGACCGTAAGTGTAGCCCTGTTCGGCCTAATTCCTGTGCTTTGGTCTACCGGTGTTGGCAGCGACGTGATGCAACCTATTGTATTACCAATGATCGGCGGCGTACTGACCTCTTCCACCCATATTTTGCTGGTCACACCACTGATATTTTTAATGACAAAAGAATACGAACTAAAAAAGTTTGGAAAATTGGAGGTATACGATGTCAAGCATTAAAAAAAGCATTCTGGTTTTCGTATCTCTGCTGAGCGCACCCGCTGCTTTCAGCCAGAACATATTATCCCTGGATTCCATTATAGCCCGAATAGATCAGCAAAACGCTAACCTGCGGGCGTATACAAGCCGGGCTCAAAGCCAGGTGGCCAAATCGCAGGGGTCCACGGCACAGATGGCCCCGATGATAGGTGCGGGCACCTGGATGACGCCGTACCCCGGTACAAAAGTCATGGATGAAACTGATAAGGGGGCATGGATGCTCTCCGCCGAACAGGATATCACCAATCCTGCCAAACTCAGACGAAAACAAGCGTACGAAAATTCTTTAGCCGCTGTTGAACTGGAAGGCCGGAACGTAGCGTTAAATGACGTTCGCACACAGGCGAAGAAACTATACTATGGTTGGCTGGTGGCCAGTAAAAAAATGAGCGTACTGAAAGAAAATGAGCGCATCCTAACCACGCTGAATAAGTTGGCAAAGATCCGTTATCCGTATAATAAAGCTACATTGAGCAGTGTATACAGTGCCGAGGGCAGGCTTGCCGAAGTACAGAACATGCAGTTGATGACAGAAGCGGATATGCGAAAAAAGATGTATCAGTTGAATACCCTGATGAACCGTCCGGCCAGTTCAGCATTTGCCATCGACACGGCTTACCAACTGAAATTTATCCCTGTAGCTGTTGCTGATACAGCTTATCTAAGTTCTGCAAAAAGCGTTGTGCGGCAAATGGATAAAAATATCAGTTCGATGAACTTGAACATCGACGCAATGAAAGCAGAAGCTAAACCGGATTTCCGGTTGCGCCTGGATAATATGTTCAATAGAGCGCCGATGATGCCGACACAATTTACGGCGATGGCGATGGTATCCATACCGATTGCGCCCTGGTCTTCCAAAATGTACAAATCAGGGGTTAAATCGATGCAATACAGCATTGAGGCAATGAGAAACGAGCGGCAGGCTATGCTGATTGAAACAGAAAACATGGTTGCTTCCATGTTAACAGATATTACGACTATGCAACGCCGTTTAAAAAATTTCGAGCAAAAAATTCTACCTGCCCTGCAAAAAAGCTTTGATGCCAACAGGATCGCCTATGAAGAAAACACACTTGCTCTGCCTCAGGTTATGACCTCTTGGGAGACTTACAATATGAACCGGATGAATTATCTGGATGAATTACAGGCTTATTACTTGATGACCGCAGATTATGAAAAAGAGATTGAAAAGAATTAGCTGGACGTTTCTTCTACTCGCTACACTGGCCTTCATATTTGTGAGTTGTAACCATCAGTCCAAGAAACAGAAAGGTCAGCAAAGCCAATCGGCGCAATATACTTGCCCCATGCATCCCCAGGTTGTAAGTGACCATCCTGGCAGCTGCCCCATATGCGGTATGGATTTAGTCAAAAAATCTGGCAGCGAGAAAGATACCTTACAGGTTCCTGCTGATCTGGCTTCGTTGATCAAATCGCCTAACGGTACCGTGGTGTCTAATATTGACATAATCAGTCCGGAAGAAAAAACGATGCAGGACTCTCTCATTGCACCGGGTGTGATCACTTATGATACCCGCAGGCAAAATGTGGTAGCAGCCCGCTTTGGAGGCAGAATAGAAAAACTGTACCTGAAATATCAATATCAGCCGGTAAGCAAAGGCCAGCTTGTCGCTGAGATATACAGTCCGGAGCTTGTGACTGCCCAGCGGGAACTTTTGTACATTCTGAAAACAGACAAAGACAATCAATCGCTGATCAGTGGTGCCGTTCAGAAGCTGAAATTACTTGGCGTAACCAGCCAGCAGGTCAACACCCTAATGCGAACCGGACGGGAATACTATCGTTTTCCGTTATACAGCCCTTATACCGGTTATTTGGTGGGGGCGTCTGCTCCAGCCCCCCGGGCCATGAACCAGCCTGCCGCAGCGGCAACGGCTGAAGACGATGGCATGAACAACAGTGGCGGTATGGGCACTTCCGGTGGAGGTATGAGCAGCGGCACGACAAGTGCTGCTGCCATCAATACTGCTCAGCCTGGAACAGGTCTCTTACAGGAAGGCGGATACGTCAGTGCAGGTCAAACTTTGTTTAACATTATTAACCCAAGCGAACTTTGGGCAGAAATCAATATTTCCACGTCGCAGGCTGCCAGCTTTAACAAAAACGCCAGGGTCATGGTGATTGCGGATGACGGGAAAAAAACACAAGGTCGCATCGAACTCATTCAGCCTTTTTACGATCAGGGATCAACCTTTACCAAAGTCAGGATCAGTTTAAACAACAGTTCCCGTAACCTTCGCATCGGTCAGTTGATCAAAGCGTCTGTTGAGGGCAAGCCAATTCCTGGTCTATGGATACCATCATCGGCTTTGCTCGACCTTGGTACACGTCGGGTGGCTTTTGTCAGAAAAAATCATGCACTTTCACCTGTGCCGGTCACTGGTGGTGCAGAGGTATTGAATTGGGTACAGATACGAAGGGGACTAGCAGCCAACGATGAGGTTGCTGCTAACGCGCAGTTCCTGGTGGATAGTGAAAGTTTTATCGAAACGAAAGAAGAAAACAAGGAATGAAAAAATTATTAATAACAGGGTTCTTTCTTGCAGCCGTTTTCACCGCCTGCCAGCAGCAGCAAGGTGATCGGCAGGAAATAGCCAGCGGTCATGCCCCGGAACATGCGGCAGTTAAACAGCAATATACCTGCCCGATGCATCCGCAAGTCATAAAGGACCATCCGGGCGACTGCCCGATCTGCGGGATGACCCTCGTTCCGGTTGCGCATAATGAAACCAAAGCTCATTCCTTAAAATTCAGCCCTGCCCAATTGGAACTGGCAAATATTACCATGATGACAGTTGGGAAAGGCTATTCGGGACAAAGCCAACTGATCAATGGGAGGCTGGCTGCCAACACTACACAAAACGAGGTTATCAGCGCACGTGCAGCAGGAAGAATTGAGAAACTATTCGTCAAACAGACCGGTATTAGGATCAATCAGGGTCAGCCCTTATATGAGCTGTACAGCGAGGAGTTATTAACGCTTGAAAACGAATTTCTTTTGGCTTGGGACCAGTATAAAGCTATGGGAAATGAAAACGAACGGTTTGGTTCATTTCTTGAATCCGCAGGCAAAAAACTGGCATTATACGGACTAAAGCCTGCACAGATACGACAGCTCAAAAAGACGCACCAGGTTCATGCAAGAATCACCATGTATGCCACGGCTGGTGGTATCGTTACAGCAATAAAGGCGACGGAGGGGCAATATGTCGCAGAAGGTACTGCCCTGTATAGCCTGGAAGGCCTGGATCAGCTATGGGTGGAAGGCGAACTCTATCCCGAAGAAGCCGGTAAAGTAAAAATGGGACAGCAAATCAAAGTCTTGCTCCCCGGAAGCGAAGACCAGCCGCTTACCGCTAAAGTTTCCTTTATCAATCCGGAACTACAGGCTGGCACGCAACTTTCGGTTATACGGGCAACTATTCAAAACCCCGGGCTTAAGCTGCAGCCAGGCATGCAGGTGCAAATAGCTATGCCCTCTACAGGACAACAGGCATTGGTTGTTCCTTTAAATGCACTGGTTCGTGACGCGAAGGGCAGTATGGTTTTCGTACAAACAGCGAAGAATACGTTTGAACCACGCATGGTAAAAACCGGCATAGAAAATGAACGGACAATTGAAATTGTGAACGGGCTAAGTGCTGGCGAGACCATTGCTGCAACCGGCGCCTATCTGATCTATAGTGAACTGGTGTTGAAACAGGGCGGTAATGCTATGGCAGGAATGCAGAAGTAATTACACCCGTTAAGTGCTTAAAGATGAAGCTGAGTCAGCTTCATCTTTAAGCAAAACCTATTTCTTACAACTTCATTCGCTGTATTCTTACTGCGTTCAGAATTGCCAGCAGGGCGACGCCTACATCGGCAATTACTGCTTCCCAAAGGTTGGCGACCCCTCCTGCACCCAATACGAGGACGACCACCTTCACAAGCATGGCAATCGTAATATTCTGCCAAACAACACGGCTCGTTATTTTACCGACATTGATAGCTGTGGTGATTTTAGAAGGCTGGTCATTCTGAATGACAATATCTGCGGTTTCAATAGTAGCGTCACTACCCAGGCCGCCCATAGCAATACCGGCATCAGCCAACGCAACGACTGGCGCATCATTCACGCCGTCACCTACGAAAGCAATACGGCTGCCAGCATCCTTAAAGCCCTGTACTTTTTCCACTTTTCCGTCTGGTAACAGGTCGCCATATGCTTTATCTATGCTTAGCGACTTAGCTACTTTATCCACGACGGCTTGCTTGTCTCCGGATAACATGACGGTTTGCAGCTTGAGGTTGTGCATCCGCTCGATGGCAACTTTTGCGTCCTCTTTAATTTCGTCTGCAATGGTGATGTAACCCGTATATTGGTTATCCACAGCCAGTACGACAACGGTATCAACCAAACCATCCACTTCACCAGGATAAGCAATATTAAATTTCTTTAAAAGCTTCGCGTTGCCAGCCAGCACCACTTTACCGTTTATCGTGCCTTTCAAGCCATGGCCGGAGATCTCTTCGACATTTTCTGCCTGGATAGCTTTGGCCTTATCGCCAGCATAAGCGACCACCGCTTTGGCAATAGGATGAGTCGAATTGGCTTCAATAGCCGCTGCCATACACACTAATTCATCATTACTCAATCCTTCGGCTTTCACTTCCTGCACCTTAAATACGCCTTTGGTCAGGGTTCCCGTTTTATCCATGATGACCGTATCGATCTTCGTCATGACATCTAAAAAGTTAGAACCTTTAAACAATATCCCATTTCGTGAGGCCAGCCCGATACCGCCAAAGTAGCCCAGCGGTATTGACACTACCAGCGCGCAAGGGCAGCTGATCACCAGGAAAACCAGTGACCTATAGAACCACTGATGAAAGTTATAACTGTCGACAAAGAAGTAAGGTGCAAAACATACCAGTAAGGCCAAAGCAAAGACTATTGGCGTATATATTTTGGCAAAACGGCTGATGAAGAGCTGGGTCTGCGACTTACGCGCGGTGGCATCCTGCACCATTTCCAATATTTGACTCAGTTTGCTGTCTTTGAACAAAGCTTTAACCTGAACCTCGCTGACCTTATCCAGGTTGATCATACCCGCTAGTACCTTTTCGCCCTTGCGCTTCGTGTCCGGCTTACTCTCACCCGTCAGTGCTGCGGTATTGAAGCTGGCCGAATCCGAAGAAAGCTCGCCATCCAAGGCGACCTTTTCACCAGCTTTCACCTGGATGATCTCATCCACTTGTACGCTTTTCGGATCAACCTCTATAGGCTTTCCCTCACGCATCACCGTTACCTTATCCGGCCGGATATCCAACAGTGCCTTGATGCTTTTTTTCGCGCGGTTCACCGCTGCATCCTGAAACCACTCACCAATAGAATAAAACACCATAACGGCGACGCCCTCGCTGTACGACCCAATGCCGAAAGCCCCAATGGTAGCCACGCTCATCAAGAAAAACTCATTAAAGAAGTCAAAGTGCTTTGCCTTGCGCCAGGCCATGCCCAGTACGTTATAGCCGGACAGTCCGAAGGCAATTAAAAAAACGATCAGATTCACCGGAAACGGTGGCTGCCACTTGAATCCATATTCCAGCGTCAGCATCACGACCAGGATCAAAAGAGCGGTTAGCAGCGGCCAGTGGCTCAGCCAGCTTTCCGATTCCTCGGGCGCTTCCGTCAGGTTCAGCGTCTCATCTTCCTCGTCATGATCATGCTCCTTTGCGGCGTGCTGGTCGGCTTGGTGTGCCCGCTCATTATTCACTGCGATCGGCCGGTTTTCAGAAGGCTTTCCGGTATGTTCTTTACCATCAACCTGGTATTGCTCGTTTTCCATTATCTTAAATTAAGTGAATGTCTACAAATTTGTTTGCTATGCTCTTGCGGCCTACACCAGACTGCGGATATCATTATAAAAAACTAAAACCACGATCACCATCAGGATCAAAAAGCCGGTGATCTGTATGCGCTGCAAAGTCTCCGGCTTAAAAGGGCTGCCCCGAAGGCCTTCAATGGCTACCAGGAAAATTTGGCCGCCATCAAGTGATGGTATTGGCAGCACATTGATAAAGCCAATGCCGATCGAAAGCAAGGCAATCAGGCTCCAAAAGCGCTTCCATTCGAGGTGTTCGCCAAACATGGTCGCAATTTTAACCGGCCCGTTCAGCGCTTCTTTCATCTTGACCTCGCCCGAAAGCATCTGCCCGAACCCCTTTACATTATCCGATATAGAAGTCAAGGTACGTGTTGTACCGGTTGCGATGGACCCCGCTACCGAAACAGGCCCGCGCCGGTAAGCAGGCTTTTTACTGTTCAGACTAAAGCCGATATGACCGTCCTTGTCCCGGTGCGCCCGGAGCCGCATCGTCTTACCATCATGAATGACCGTGACATACAATTCACGCTGCTTATTCTCTTGTAAACGGACCTGGAATTCCTCATAGGAATGTATTGAATCCCCGTTGATCGTGAAAATTCCGGTATGCTTGAATTCTTTGGTGCCGTACAAATTAAGATTGGTTAGCACGGAATCCGCTTTATAGTCTGCATTGACCGAAAAGAAATCGGTCATGCCTTCATCAGCGATCGTCTGCATCACTTGCGGTGGAACGGCGATATGCAAATGTA
This Mucilaginibacter defluvii DNA region includes the following protein-coding sequences:
- a CDS encoding heavy metal-binding domain-containing protein, with the protein product MRKLFVIALSLTVSASNLFAAQQLPAQKKAKTQKADTAKVQYTCPMDTDVIAAKPGKCPKCGMNLVKKETSKAPGKQSNSMNHMH
- a CDS encoding efflux RND transporter permease subunit, whose translation is MIDQLISFSMRNRFLVLLVALILFGWGVYSVKQNKIDAIPDLSENQVIVFTEWMGRSPQIIEDQVTYPLVTNLQGLPQVKYVRGTSMFGMSFVYIIFNDNTDVYWARERVLEKLNYASRLLPQGVTPTLGPDGTGVGHILWYTLDAPGIDLGEQRAIQDWYVKFGLQNVPGVSEIASFGGFQKQYQVNVNPNKLNYYKVSLPEVIRAVRSNNNEAGGRKLEMGDVGYIIKTSGYLNSIDQISRLPIASRNSIPVTVGDIGTVQMTGETRLGIFDLNGQGEAVGGIVVMRYGENADEVIRNVKAKMQDVAKGLPKGVKFNIVYDRSGLIEESVNSIKHTLIEEMIVVSLVVIIFLLHWRSAVSIIIQIPITIAASFIVLNALNISSNIMSLTGIALAIGVIVDNGIIMAENAYKNLAVRQAELNKEANLKTDKN
- a CDS encoding efflux RND transporter permease subunit, coding for MWPNFKKGTNDYVRLSNAERLEIIERSCKQVSRGVFYSTIIIIASFLPVFLLTGQEGKLFHPLAYTKTFILIIDALLVVTLAPVTISFFMKGRFKDDTHNPINRLLERVYEPVIRACMRNRKITLGINVLALLISIPLLLNMGREFFPPLDEQSVLFMPVTLPDISNTEAKRILQVQDKIISMQPEVAKVLGKAGRASTATDNSPISMIETIIMLKPKDQWRPGMTKKKIIEELDRKLQIPGVVNGWTQPIINRINMLSTGIRTDVGVKVYGQNLDTISAASEKVSSLLKGIPGVNDLYVEPVTGGKYLTMDIKREALGRFGLSVDDVNTVVESAIGGAPVATTVEGRRRFSVNVRLAQDFRNSLESFKRIPVQTATMGSIPLSEVADIRFEDGPPMINSENALLRGAVMFNVRGRDLGNTVDEAIKRLNASLSLSKGYYIEWSGQYENLIRGQKTLLLILPVVLIIIFLALYLAFKSAREAFLSLITIPFALIGGVFMVYFYGVNLSIAVAVGFIALFGIAVETGVVMVIYLNDAMRQLVEVKGNSKDSITRDDLREYVIHGAAKRLRPKIMTVSVALFGLIPVLWSTGVGSDVMQPIVLPMIGGVLTSSTHILLVTPLIFLMTKEYELKKFGKLEVYDVKH
- a CDS encoding TolC family protein is translated as MSSIKKSILVFVSLLSAPAAFSQNILSLDSIIARIDQQNANLRAYTSRAQSQVAKSQGSTAQMAPMIGAGTWMTPYPGTKVMDETDKGAWMLSAEQDITNPAKLRRKQAYENSLAAVELEGRNVALNDVRTQAKKLYYGWLVASKKMSVLKENERILTTLNKLAKIRYPYNKATLSSVYSAEGRLAEVQNMQLMTEADMRKKMYQLNTLMNRPASSAFAIDTAYQLKFIPVAVADTAYLSSAKSVVRQMDKNISSMNLNIDAMKAEAKPDFRLRLDNMFNRAPMMPTQFTAMAMVSIPIAPWSSKMYKSGVKSMQYSIEAMRNERQAMLIETENMVASMLTDITTMQRRLKNFEQKILPALQKSFDANRIAYEENTLALPQVMTSWETYNMNRMNYLDELQAYYLMTADYEKEIEKN
- a CDS encoding efflux RND transporter periplasmic adaptor subunit, with product MKKRLKRISWTFLLLATLAFIFVSCNHQSKKQKGQQSQSAQYTCPMHPQVVSDHPGSCPICGMDLVKKSGSEKDTLQVPADLASLIKSPNGTVVSNIDIISPEEKTMQDSLIAPGVITYDTRRQNVVAARFGGRIEKLYLKYQYQPVSKGQLVAEIYSPELVTAQRELLYILKTDKDNQSLISGAVQKLKLLGVTSQQVNTLMRTGREYYRFPLYSPYTGYLVGASAPAPRAMNQPAAAATAEDDGMNNSGGMGTSGGGMSSGTTSAAAINTAQPGTGLLQEGGYVSAGQTLFNIINPSELWAEINISTSQAASFNKNARVMVIADDGKKTQGRIELIQPFYDQGSTFTKVRISLNNSSRNLRIGQLIKASVEGKPIPGLWIPSSALLDLGTRRVAFVRKNHALSPVPVTGGAEVLNWVQIRRGLAANDEVAANAQFLVDSESFIETKEENKE
- a CDS encoding efflux RND transporter periplasmic adaptor subunit — translated: MKKLLITGFFLAAVFTACQQQQGDRQEIASGHAPEHAAVKQQYTCPMHPQVIKDHPGDCPICGMTLVPVAHNETKAHSLKFSPAQLELANITMMTVGKGYSGQSQLINGRLAANTTQNEVISARAAGRIEKLFVKQTGIRINQGQPLYELYSEELLTLENEFLLAWDQYKAMGNENERFGSFLESAGKKLALYGLKPAQIRQLKKTHQVHARITMYATAGGIVTAIKATEGQYVAEGTALYSLEGLDQLWVEGELYPEEAGKVKMGQQIKVLLPGSEDQPLTAKVSFINPELQAGTQLSVIRATIQNPGLKLQPGMQVQIAMPSTGQQALVVPLNALVRDAKGSMVFVQTAKNTFEPRMVKTGIENERTIEIVNGLSAGETIAATGAYLIYSELVLKQGGNAMAGMQK
- a CDS encoding heavy metal translocating P-type ATPase — its product is MENEQYQVDGKEHTGKPSENRPIAVNNERAHQADQHAAKEHDHDEEDETLNLTEAPEESESWLSHWPLLTALLILVVMLTLEYGFKWQPPFPVNLIVFLIAFGLSGYNVLGMAWRKAKHFDFFNEFFLMSVATIGAFGIGSYSEGVAVMVFYSIGEWFQDAAVNRAKKSIKALLDIRPDKVTVMREGKPIEVDPKSVQVDEIIQVKAGEKVALDGELSSDSASFNTAALTGESKPDTKRKGEKVLAGMINLDKVSEVQVKALFKDSKLSQILEMVQDATARKSQTQLFISRFAKIYTPIVFALALLVCFAPYFFVDSYNFHQWFYRSLVFLVISCPCALVVSIPLGYFGGIGLASRNGILFKGSNFLDVMTKIDTVIMDKTGTLTKGVFKVQEVKAEGLSNDELVCMAAAIEANSTHPIAKAVVAYAGDKAKAIQAENVEEISGHGLKGTINGKVVLAGNAKLLKKFNIAYPGEVDGLVDTVVVLAVDNQYTGYITIADEIKEDAKVAIERMHNLKLQTVMLSGDKQAVVDKVAKSLSIDKAYGDLLPDGKVEKVQGFKDAGSRIAFVGDGVNDAPVVALADAGIAMGGLGSDATIETADIVIQNDQPSKITTAINVGKITSRVVWQNITIAMLVKVVVLVLGAGGVANLWEAVIADVGVALLAILNAVRIQRMKL
- the rseP gene encoding RIP metalloprotease RseP yields the protein MRIVIMILQFVAGMSLLVLVHELGHFLAAKAFGIRVRKFYLFFDAWGLRLFRFHFKGTEYGIGWLPLGGYVKMAGMLSNHEDEEGHEGTFAHRRYHNKPVWQRIIVMLSGILMNVLLAVVVFTGLTLRYGKGSVATLGQEYRIEPGKLGKLAGLEAGDQLVAVDDEPLVDEEELTSSRLIRGKTVLSVIRSKGKERVHLHIAVPPQVMQTIADEGMTDFFSVNADYKADSVLTNLNLYGTKEFKHTGIFTINGDSIHSYEEFQVRLQENKQRELYVTVIHDGKTMRLRAHRDKDGHIGFSLNSKKPAYRRGPVSVAGSIATGTTRTLTSISDNVKGFGQMLSGEVKMKEALNGPVKIATMFGEHLEWKRFWSLIALLSIGIGFINVLPIPSLDGGQIFLVAIEGLRGSPFKPETLQRIQITGFLILMVIVVLVFYNDIRSLV